The Candidatus Neomarinimicrobiota bacterium nucleotide sequence CGCCCAGACGGCCTCTACCACATTATCCACCGTCACCATCTGGTCTCTTGGGAAGTCGAAGTCAAACTTGTCCCACCAGGAGGAGTCTACCGCACCGGGAAAAACTGAGGTGACCTTGACATTGGACTTCCTCAGTTCAATC carries:
- a CDS encoding SDR family NAD(P)-dependent oxidoreductase; amino-acid sequence: IELRKSNVKVTSVFPGAVDSSWWDKFDFDFPRDQMVTVDNVVEAVWAAIVQEGRSVIEEIDLRQVGGDF